The following coding sequences are from one Brooklawnia cerclae window:
- a CDS encoding class I SAM-dependent methyltransferase, with protein sequence MQERANDTATGGPEDTPPNDAGQAGNDDHGHADGNQAGWPEIAPVDYWEDRYSGSGPVWSGRVNRVLADIAGALPPGRALDLGCGEGGDVIWLAQHGWTATGLDISPTAIARAAEAAREAGIPGNRAQFLATDLSEPGGLGDYDLVTASFLHSPVGLPRTEILRRAAGHVAPGGHLLVTSHAAAPPWASALHEKEHRFPTPREEAEALALDEREWQVLVCEVRQRLATGPDGEPATLSDGVVLARRYPDATRGDA encoded by the coding sequence ATGCAGGAACGAGCGAACGACACGGCAACGGGCGGGCCCGAGGACACTCCGCCGAACGACGCGGGCCAGGCCGGGAACGACGACCACGGCCACGCGGACGGGAACCAGGCCGGATGGCCGGAGATCGCGCCCGTCGACTACTGGGAGGATCGCTACTCGGGTTCGGGACCGGTGTGGTCCGGGCGGGTCAACCGGGTGCTGGCCGACATCGCCGGGGCCCTTCCACCGGGACGCGCCCTCGATCTGGGCTGTGGCGAGGGAGGCGACGTCATCTGGCTCGCCCAGCACGGCTGGACCGCGACCGGCCTCGACATCTCACCGACCGCGATCGCCCGGGCGGCGGAGGCCGCCCGGGAAGCGGGCATCCCCGGCAACCGGGCGCAATTCCTGGCCACCGATCTGTCCGAACCGGGCGGCCTCGGGGACTACGACCTGGTGACGGCGAGTTTCCTTCACTCCCCGGTGGGTCTGCCCCGCACCGAGATCCTGCGCCGTGCGGCCGGTCATGTGGCTCCCGGCGGGCACCTGCTCGTCACCTCGCACGCCGCTGCCCCGCCCTGGGCGAGTGCCCTCCACGAAAAAGAGCACCGATTTCCCACTCCACGGGAGGAGGCCGAGGCTCTGGCTCTCGACGAGCGCGAATGGCAGGTGCTCGTCTGCGAGGTCAGGCAGCGCCTCGCCACGGGCCCGGACGGCGAACCGGCGACCCTGAGCGACGGGGTGGTGCTGGCGCGGCGATACCCGGACGCAACACGCGGGGACGCTTGA
- a CDS encoding DUF1847 domain-containing protein — protein MTAKKTTTRTRQTARVKATDLTCTDCAVTACRVGTGLGNGTRFPDFCLSTSLDPSTLTEVLGRYDEQDAHRVMVAAAETEHEGYGRWPRVEETIQFARKIGAHKLGIATCVGLIQESRTLARILRDRGFEVFGVGCKVGTTAKHEVGIDAACEQTGVNMCNPILQAELLNEEGTDLNIVVGLCVGHDALFVRHSKAYATTLVAKDRVTGHNPIAALYLNGSYYRKLNDEWDRPAELTEPGDSRSAS, from the coding sequence ATGACTGCCAAGAAGACGACCACGAGGACGCGGCAGACAGCGCGCGTCAAGGCCACGGACCTCACGTGCACCGACTGTGCCGTGACGGCCTGCCGGGTCGGCACCGGGCTGGGCAACGGCACACGCTTCCCCGACTTCTGCCTGAGCACCTCGCTCGATCCCTCGACCCTCACCGAGGTCCTCGGCCGCTACGACGAGCAGGATGCGCACCGCGTCATGGTCGCCGCCGCCGAGACCGAGCACGAGGGATACGGCCGTTGGCCGCGGGTGGAGGAGACGATCCAGTTCGCCCGCAAGATCGGTGCGCACAAGCTCGGGATCGCCACGTGCGTGGGGCTGATCCAGGAGTCCCGCACCCTGGCTCGCATCCTGCGCGATCGGGGCTTCGAGGTGTTCGGTGTGGGGTGCAAGGTGGGGACGACGGCCAAGCACGAGGTCGGCATCGACGCGGCCTGCGAGCAGACCGGGGTGAACATGTGCAACCCGATCCTCCAGGCCGAACTGCTCAACGAGGAGGGCACCGACCTCAACATCGTGGTGGGCCTGTGCGTGGGCCACGACGCGCTGTTCGTCCGGCACTCGAAGGCCTACGCCACCACCCTGGTCGCCAAGGACAGGGTCACGGGGCACAACCCGATCGCGGCGCTCTACCTGAACGGCTCGTACTATCGCAAGCTCAACGACGAGTGGGACCGGCCGGCCGAACTCACGGAACCGGGGGACAGCCGGTCCGCGTCCTGA
- the rpmE gene encoding 50S ribosomal protein L31 — MKQGIHPEYHDVKVVCTCGNQFTTRSTFTGDVMAADVCSACHPFYTGKQKILDTGGRVARFERRYGKGNKK; from the coding sequence ATGAAGCAGGGCATTCATCCCGAGTACCACGACGTCAAGGTCGTGTGCACTTGTGGCAACCAGTTCACCACACGCAGCACCTTCACCGGCGACGTGATGGCCGCCGACGTGTGCTCCGCGTGCCACCCGTTCTACACCGGCAAGCAGAAGATCCTCGACACCGGTGGCCGCGTGGCACGGTTCGAGCGCCGCTACGGCAAGGGGAACAAGAAGTAG
- a CDS encoding L-threonylcarbamoyladenylate synthase, translating into MTNESVPEPTSSRFDLSQDREAAFDAAARAIGQGRCIVLPTDTVYGIGADPFDPDAVQGLLNAKQRGRDMPPPVLIAEPAMLRALVDSVPDSAERLVSAFWPGALTLICKAQSELRMDLGTTHGTIAVRVPDDRNARDLLRHTGPLAVSSANISGRPPATTVDDASAMLGEAVAVYLDGGPTPGAVASTIIDFTGTATGRIVRAGVIPFEELAEVAPGLVDLAPPAGEEEPDA; encoded by the coding sequence GTGACGAACGAGTCCGTTCCCGAACCCACTTCCTCGCGCTTCGACCTCTCGCAGGATCGCGAGGCCGCCTTCGACGCCGCCGCACGTGCGATCGGCCAGGGGCGTTGCATCGTCCTGCCGACCGACACGGTGTACGGCATCGGTGCCGATCCGTTCGATCCCGACGCCGTGCAGGGTCTTCTGAACGCCAAGCAGCGCGGTCGTGACATGCCTCCGCCGGTGCTGATCGCCGAGCCCGCGATGCTGCGCGCTCTCGTGGACAGCGTCCCGGACAGCGCGGAACGGCTGGTGTCGGCGTTCTGGCCGGGTGCCCTCACCCTCATCTGCAAGGCCCAGTCCGAACTGCGGATGGATCTGGGGACGACCCACGGGACGATCGCGGTGCGCGTCCCCGACGATCGCAACGCGCGCGACCTCCTGCGCCACACGGGCCCCCTCGCCGTGAGCTCGGCGAACATCTCCGGCCGCCCTCCGGCCACGACCGTGGACGACGCCTCGGCCATGTTGGGTGAGGCCGTCGCGGTGTATCTCGACGGCGGGCCGACACCGGGAGCCGTGGCGTCCACGATCATCGACTTCACCGGCACCGCGACCGGCAGGATCGTGCGCGCGGGTGTCATCCCGTTCGAGGAACTAGCCGAGGTCGCCCCCGGCCTGGTCGACCTGGCACCTCCGGCCGGCGAGGAAGAACCGGATGCGTGA
- a CDS encoding cation-translocating P-type ATPase: MSPSEPRPTSSSTPTMHARDLTELITELRTDPAAGLNAAEAARRLADEGPNELRGKPPVPLCRKVLAQFQDPLVYLLLVAIAISVAAWVVEGGHGLPVDAIVIALIVVANAVIGFVQEARAADAVAALSSMTAPNSTVVRDGARVTIPTITIVRGDVLVLAEGDTVGADARLVTAAALRVQEASLTGESEAVDKTEGTLPPDAPLAERTNMVFKDTSVVQGVGRAVVTSTGMGTQMGAIATLLDETEQAPTPLEREIAAVSRMLGLLVIGIAVVVMAVLTVISGARSPEDLVDILLMGVSLAVAAVPEGLPAILTLVLAMGVRVLARHNAVMKDLHSVETLGSASVICSDKTGTLTRNEMTLARVVTPSGELELTGTGYRPEGQARVVDAGRDPDTVLREATGVLLAGSLANDAALNEDDGEWGIQGDPTEAALLVALRKLDGAAEHAEGFTRRAEIPFNSQRKMMSVVHDAGSGLVLFSKGAPDVLLDRCTAVSVDGGEEPLTDAWRRRILGRVEELSGQAYRTLGLARRDVDAGELSSESRMGEEAEHGLTFLGVVAIIDPPREEVTGAIAQAHRAGIRTVMITGDHPATATRIARDLGIVPGGASTALTGNQIDAMTADEFHQATREVSVYARVAPEHKLRIVDALQADGHVVAMTGDGVNDAPALKSADIGIAMGITGTEVTKQAATMILADDNYATIVTAVHQGRIIFDNIRKFLRYLLSSNMGEVATVFLGVVLADALGLTEASPAGGIVVPLLATQILWINLVTDSGPALAMGVDPEMDDVMARPPRDPRDRIIDTAMWTRIIVIGLVMAGCALMAIDVLLPGGLVEGTESLAVARTAAFTTLVFAQLFNALNARSDATSAFHHLFANRWLWGSLALGAVLQVAVVHVPFLQVAFGTAALRPAHWAMALGLASVVLWVDEAIKLVGRLRAS, encoded by the coding sequence ATGAGCCCGAGCGAGCCCCGGCCCACATCCTCGTCCACCCCCACGATGCATGCTCGTGATCTGACGGAACTGATCACGGAACTGCGGACCGATCCGGCCGCGGGCCTGAACGCCGCCGAGGCGGCACGCCGGCTCGCCGACGAGGGCCCCAACGAGCTGCGCGGCAAGCCACCGGTTCCCCTGTGCCGAAAGGTGCTGGCACAGTTCCAGGATCCGCTGGTGTATCTGCTGCTCGTCGCGATCGCCATCTCCGTGGCGGCGTGGGTGGTCGAGGGCGGGCACGGCCTGCCCGTGGACGCGATCGTCATCGCCCTGATCGTCGTCGCCAACGCGGTCATCGGCTTCGTGCAGGAGGCGAGGGCCGCTGACGCCGTCGCCGCGCTGTCGTCGATGACCGCCCCCAATTCCACCGTGGTGCGCGACGGTGCCCGGGTCACGATCCCGACCATCACGATCGTTCGCGGGGACGTGCTCGTCCTCGCCGAGGGCGACACCGTGGGCGCCGATGCGCGGCTGGTCACGGCCGCCGCACTGCGCGTCCAGGAGGCCTCGCTCACCGGCGAGTCGGAGGCGGTGGACAAGACCGAAGGGACGCTGCCACCCGATGCCCCGCTGGCCGAGCGCACCAACATGGTCTTCAAGGACACGTCGGTCGTCCAGGGTGTGGGACGCGCCGTCGTGACCTCCACCGGGATGGGCACGCAGATGGGCGCGATCGCCACCCTGCTCGACGAGACCGAGCAGGCGCCCACACCGTTGGAGCGCGAGATCGCCGCGGTGTCACGCATGCTGGGCCTTCTGGTCATCGGGATAGCCGTGGTGGTCATGGCGGTGCTCACCGTCATCAGCGGCGCGCGATCGCCCGAGGACCTCGTCGACATCCTGCTCATGGGCGTGTCCCTGGCCGTCGCCGCTGTGCCCGAGGGGCTGCCCGCGATCCTGACCCTCGTCCTCGCGATGGGGGTCCGCGTCCTGGCGCGGCACAACGCGGTGATGAAGGACCTGCACTCGGTGGAGACGCTGGGCTCGGCATCGGTCATCTGCTCGGACAAGACCGGCACCCTCACCCGCAACGAGATGACACTCGCCCGCGTCGTGACGCCCTCGGGTGAGCTGGAGCTCACCGGCACCGGCTACCGACCCGAGGGGCAGGCGCGTGTCGTCGATGCCGGACGCGACCCCGACACCGTGTTACGGGAGGCCACCGGCGTGCTGCTGGCCGGGTCGCTGGCCAACGACGCCGCTCTGAACGAGGACGACGGCGAATGGGGCATCCAGGGCGATCCGACCGAGGCGGCCCTGCTGGTCGCCCTGCGCAAACTCGACGGGGCGGCCGAGCACGCGGAGGGCTTCACACGCCGCGCGGAGATCCCGTTCAACTCGCAGCGCAAGATGATGTCGGTGGTGCACGATGCCGGGTCGGGGCTCGTCCTGTTCAGCAAAGGCGCCCCGGACGTCCTGCTCGACCGGTGCACGGCGGTGAGCGTGGACGGGGGCGAGGAACCCCTGACCGACGCCTGGCGGCGCCGGATCCTCGGCCGGGTGGAGGAACTGTCGGGCCAGGCCTATCGCACCCTGGGACTGGCCAGGCGTGATGTCGACGCCGGCGAGCTGTCCTCCGAGAGCCGGATGGGCGAGGAGGCCGAACACGGGCTGACGTTCCTCGGGGTCGTCGCCATCATCGATCCGCCGCGCGAGGAGGTCACCGGAGCCATCGCGCAGGCGCATCGAGCCGGTATCCGCACCGTCATGATCACCGGGGATCATCCGGCCACGGCCACCCGCATCGCACGCGACCTGGGCATCGTCCCCGGTGGAGCTTCCACTGCGCTCACCGGCAACCAGATCGACGCCATGACCGCGGACGAGTTCCACCAGGCCACCCGCGAGGTCTCCGTCTATGCCCGGGTCGCCCCCGAGCACAAGCTGCGCATCGTCGACGCGCTGCAGGCCGACGGCCACGTGGTCGCGATGACCGGCGACGGGGTCAACGACGCACCCGCGCTCAAGAGCGCCGACATCGGCATCGCGATGGGGATCACGGGCACCGAGGTCACCAAGCAGGCCGCCACGATGATCCTCGCGGACGACAACTACGCGACCATCGTCACCGCGGTGCACCAGGGCAGGATCATCTTCGACAACATCCGCAAGTTCCTGCGCTACCTGCTGTCGTCCAACATGGGCGAGGTGGCCACGGTGTTCCTCGGCGTGGTGCTCGCCGACGCGCTCGGCCTCACCGAGGCCAGCCCGGCGGGTGGGATAGTCGTGCCTCTGCTGGCCACCCAGATCCTGTGGATCAACCTGGTGACCGACTCCGGGCCGGCACTGGCCATGGGTGTCGATCCCGAGATGGACGACGTCATGGCGCGTCCGCCGCGCGACCCGCGGGACCGCATCATCGACACGGCGATGTGGACCCGCATCATCGTGATCGGGCTCGTCATGGCGGGGTGCGCGCTGATGGCCATCGACGTCCTGCTGCCCGGCGGCCTTGTGGAGGGCACCGAGTCCCTCGCCGTCGCCCGCACCGCGGCCTTCACCACGCTGGTCTTCGCGCAGCTGTTCAACGCCCTCAACGCACGCTCGGACGCGACGAGTGCCTTCCATCACCTGTTCGCCAACCGATGGCTGTGGGGCTCCCTGGCGCTCGGCGCCGTGCTGCAGGTGGCCGTCGTCCACGTGCCCTTCCTGCAGGTCGCCTTCGGCACCGCGGCCCTCCGGCCGGCCCACTGGGCGATGGCTCTGGGCCTGGCCTCGGTCGTGCTGTGGGTGGACGAGGCCATCAAGCTGGTGGGACGCCTGCGCGCCTCCTGA
- a CDS encoding N5-glutamine methyltransferase family protein — protein sequence MRADVLVRELADRLESAGIDQAAAVARELVAWVAGVTPGRLYAVTGLDAAAVSRAREGADRVAAHTPVQHVTGIAGFWGRDLAVGPGVFIPRPETEMLADWAGRRLRSRGVVTSPGTSGQSPLVVDLCSGSGALALAMHDVLPGARVLAVERSPQALVWLRRNVEGTPVEIVAGDMAEVPHEFDGRVDLVVANPPYVPSGTHLPPDVAGHDPDEALFAGTDGLDAVRVLVGVAGRLLRPGGVLAFEHDDSQGASAPAVAVADGRFVDVEDHDDLAGRPRFTTARRADDDRGSHGDRGLHGSGVGG from the coding sequence ATGAGGGCCGACGTCCTCGTCCGCGAACTGGCCGATCGCCTGGAATCCGCCGGCATCGACCAGGCCGCAGCCGTCGCCCGCGAACTCGTCGCCTGGGTGGCCGGGGTGACTCCGGGCCGCCTGTACGCGGTCACGGGTCTGGACGCCGCCGCGGTGAGCAGGGCGCGCGAGGGTGCCGATCGCGTCGCGGCGCACACGCCGGTGCAGCACGTGACCGGGATCGCGGGGTTCTGGGGCCGCGACCTGGCCGTCGGACCGGGTGTGTTCATCCCCCGTCCTGAGACCGAGATGCTGGCCGATTGGGCCGGACGACGGCTTCGTTCCCGGGGGGTGGTCACGTCTCCGGGCACGAGCGGGCAGTCGCCCCTCGTCGTCGACCTGTGTTCGGGCTCCGGTGCGCTGGCGCTGGCGATGCACGATGTGCTGCCGGGTGCCCGCGTGCTGGCCGTGGAACGTTCGCCGCAGGCACTGGTGTGGCTGCGGCGCAACGTCGAGGGCACACCGGTCGAGATCGTGGCGGGCGACATGGCCGAGGTGCCGCACGAGTTCGACGGTCGTGTCGACCTCGTTGTGGCCAACCCACCCTATGTGCCCTCGGGAACGCATCTGCCGCCCGATGTGGCGGGTCATGATCCGGACGAGGCGCTCTTCGCGGGCACCGACGGGCTCGATGCCGTCCGTGTGCTCGTGGGCGTCGCCGGGCGGCTGCTGCGTCCCGGGGGAGTGCTGGCCTTCGAGCACGACGACTCCCAGGGTGCCTCCGCGCCAGCGGTGGCCGTCGCCGACGGTAGGTTCGTCGACGTCGAGGACCACGACGACCTGGCCGGACGCCCTCGCTTCACCACCGCGCGGCGCGCGGACGACGACCGGGGTTCCCACGGCGATCGGGGCCTTCACGGATCCGGCGTGGGAGGATGA
- a CDS encoding LuxR C-terminal-related transcriptional regulator, whose product MQDEMAGAGGSPTDVTGLPRSTPSHLDRPRLLSLLGGAESEPLVVLQAGSGYGKSALLSSWAHHQAASTSLVWVTAGAVVDPADFWGMLAGRLTEAIGPVGGIEPLAQHREVGPGFVAALGRAAGEVPGGLSVVIDEFERLAGSPVERDLITMVSRAPGLRLLVGTRVTSLVGDVSTAARLDTILVGPEALRFTVDEASALAARLDLKLSPLDVRTVWDATDGWPFGVRAVLERRRRAPSVPSSFEAPGGRGATADADVVHGLLRDAVADLPGFDRLRAVSVVDTFSMSLAEALGVEPRSRELFTGLAGRGLGTWEKAGGVREFRFHLLVRRMLREELAADPDAERAAYRALAVWHAAHGDHARALAAAVEARDWAAAGRALRHCIGGITEILGPQGPDLAVVPAAARARDPLLGYAVAVSHSTRGRWPQAAAAYRRTVEACEERTSGHGGPPVEAAWCRGLAALALRQLGRWDEVPQAFADASGALEAMDDTDPDLDQLRSFFHIQRSSTLINLDQLEDASRELAQRPALFDSPDFWIPQLHVVSLRALAAARLGETHRAARAIDEVRAMTGAAQFVGTVYANPLHLAAAEVALERLDLDVASHELEILSPRWATIERWPMLLEVGTRLLWFTEGAEEALRHLSAGMGEKRGVPPITPGLADVLRALRADLLLAQGRTAEAARVIGSGSVAARPRLVLSQALLLFQRGRWTSLAAFGAAHRSDSRLTAAPRLSLLLLEASAALRLGSSPADAFSRALGIAERHGLRAAFGVIPLEDREELAALDPRGRDFLDVPFRFVPAARQADLTERERIVLAELVRSPGAGEIAIALQVSRNTVKTQLRSIYRKLGVSTRSDAIARGLRDGLV is encoded by the coding sequence GTGCAGGACGAGATGGCCGGTGCTGGTGGCTCCCCAACGGATGTGACCGGCCTGCCGCGGAGCACCCCGTCGCATCTGGACCGGCCCCGGCTGCTGTCGCTGCTGGGCGGAGCCGAGTCGGAGCCGCTGGTGGTGCTCCAGGCGGGGTCGGGATACGGAAAGAGTGCACTGCTCAGTTCCTGGGCACACCACCAGGCGGCCTCCACCAGCCTGGTGTGGGTCACCGCGGGCGCCGTCGTCGATCCGGCCGACTTCTGGGGGATGCTGGCGGGCCGCCTGACAGAGGCGATCGGGCCCGTGGGAGGCATCGAGCCGCTGGCTCAGCACCGTGAGGTGGGCCCGGGCTTCGTCGCGGCCCTGGGCCGGGCGGCCGGTGAGGTCCCCGGTGGGCTGAGCGTGGTGATCGACGAGTTCGAGCGGCTCGCCGGCAGCCCGGTGGAGCGCGACCTGATCACCATGGTGTCGCGGGCTCCCGGTCTGCGGTTGCTGGTCGGTACCCGCGTCACCTCGTTGGTCGGCGATGTCTCCACCGCCGCACGCCTGGACACGATCCTGGTCGGCCCCGAGGCCTTGCGATTCACGGTGGACGAAGCCTCCGCCTTGGCGGCCCGGCTCGATCTGAAGCTGTCACCGCTCGACGTGCGCACGGTGTGGGACGCGACGGACGGCTGGCCGTTCGGGGTCCGTGCGGTGCTGGAGCGCCGTCGGAGGGCGCCCTCCGTGCCATCCTCGTTCGAGGCGCCCGGTGGCCGTGGAGCCACGGCGGATGCCGACGTCGTGCACGGTCTGCTCCGGGACGCTGTGGCCGACCTGCCGGGATTCGACCGGTTGCGGGCGGTGAGCGTCGTGGACACGTTCTCCATGTCTCTGGCCGAGGCCCTCGGCGTGGAGCCCCGTTCCCGCGAACTGTTCACGGGGCTCGCTGGTCGGGGACTCGGCACGTGGGAGAAAGCCGGTGGCGTCCGGGAGTTCCGTTTTCACCTGCTGGTACGCAGGATGCTCCGCGAGGAACTCGCGGCGGATCCGGACGCCGAGCGCGCCGCCTACCGTGCACTCGCCGTGTGGCATGCCGCCCACGGCGACCATGCGCGGGCGCTGGCCGCCGCTGTCGAGGCCCGCGACTGGGCGGCTGCCGGCCGAGCGCTGCGCCACTGCATCGGAGGGATAACCGAGATCCTTGGCCCGCAGGGGCCCGATCTTGCCGTCGTCCCGGCAGCCGCCCGCGCCCGCGACCCCCTGCTGGGCTACGCCGTGGCCGTGTCGCACAGCACTCGTGGCCGCTGGCCGCAGGCCGCCGCCGCGTACCGCCGGACGGTGGAGGCCTGCGAGGAACGAACCTCCGGGCACGGCGGGCCTCCCGTCGAGGCCGCGTGGTGCCGCGGCCTCGCGGCGCTCGCCCTGCGCCAACTCGGTCGCTGGGACGAGGTGCCGCAGGCTTTCGCCGACGCTTCCGGCGCCCTGGAGGCGATGGACGACACCGATCCCGATCTGGATCAGCTACGCAGCTTCTTCCATATCCAGCGCTCCTCGACCCTCATCAACCTCGACCAGTTGGAGGATGCCTCCCGGGAACTCGCCCAGCGCCCGGCGCTGTTCGATTCCCCCGACTTCTGGATCCCGCAACTCCACGTGGTCTCCCTGCGCGCCCTCGCCGCGGCCCGACTCGGGGAAACCCACCGGGCGGCCCGCGCGATCGACGAGGTGCGGGCGATGACCGGAGCGGCCCAGTTCGTCGGGACGGTCTATGCCAATCCGCTGCACCTCGCCGCCGCCGAGGTGGCGTTGGAGAGACTGGACCTGGACGTGGCCTCCCACGAACTCGAGATCCTCAGCCCCCGCTGGGCGACGATCGAGCGGTGGCCGATGCTGCTGGAAGTGGGCACGCGGCTGCTGTGGTTCACCGAAGGCGCCGAGGAGGCGCTCCGGCATCTGTCCGCGGGCATGGGGGAAAAACGTGGCGTGCCACCGATCACCCCGGGGCTGGCTGACGTGTTGCGTGCGCTGAGAGCCGACCTGCTGCTCGCCCAGGGCCGGACCGCCGAAGCGGCGCGCGTCATCGGCAGCGGGTCGGTCGCCGCCCGGCCCAGGCTGGTGCTGTCCCAGGCCCTGCTGCTCTTCCAGCGTGGCCGATGGACCTCGCTCGCCGCCTTCGGTGCCGCGCATCGTTCCGATTCCCGGCTGACGGCGGCCCCCCGTCTGTCACTGCTGCTCCTGGAGGCATCGGCTGCTTTGCGGCTCGGTTCCTCGCCCGCGGACGCGTTCTCCCGGGCGTTGGGGATCGCCGAGCGTCACGGGCTGCGGGCCGCCTTCGGCGTGATACCGCTGGAGGATCGCGAGGAACTCGCCGCCCTGGACCCGCGTGGACGGGACTTCTTGGACGTGCCGTTCCGGTTCGTCCCGGCCGCTCGTCAGGCAGACCTGACTGAGCGGGAGCGGATCGTGCTGGCCGAACTCGTCCGTTCGCCGGGGGCGGGCGAGATCGCCATCGCGCTGCAGGTCTCGCGCAACACCGTCAAGACCCAGCTGCGGTCGATCTATCGCAAGCTCGGGGTGTCCACCCGGTCCGACGCCATCGCCCGCGGGCTGCGTGACGGCCTGGTGTGA
- the prfA gene encoding peptide chain release factor 1: MFEAAEGMRHEYAELETQMADPAVLADVSRSRTIGRRYAELGQIVKALDEYDQLAADEQAADELAAEDPAFAPEGDAIRERLAVVQDKLTALLAPRDPNDANDAIMEIKSGEGGEESALFAGDLLSMYTRFSEQHGWKLDMLDAEPTDLGGYKSATIAIRAPGQPGPDEAPYGVLKFEGGVHRVQRVPVTESQGRIHTSAAGVLVMPDVEPDEVQIADDDLRIDVYRSHGKGGQGVNTTDSAVRITHLPTGIVVTCQDERSQLQNKEQAMRILRARLVAQAEEESAQAAAAQRKSQVRTVDRSERIRTYNFPENRITDHRIGYKAHNLDQVLAGDLGPLIEALQAADLAERLDRVAER, translated from the coding sequence TTGTTCGAGGCAGCCGAGGGCATGCGTCACGAGTACGCCGAGCTCGAGACCCAGATGGCCGATCCCGCGGTGCTGGCCGACGTCAGCCGGTCGCGCACCATCGGCCGCCGTTACGCGGAGCTGGGCCAGATAGTCAAGGCGCTCGACGAGTACGACCAGCTCGCCGCCGATGAACAGGCTGCCGACGAGCTCGCCGCGGAGGATCCGGCGTTTGCGCCGGAGGGCGACGCCATTCGTGAGCGCCTGGCCGTCGTCCAGGACAAGCTGACCGCCCTGCTGGCACCGCGTGACCCCAACGACGCCAACGACGCGATCATGGAGATCAAGTCGGGGGAGGGCGGCGAGGAATCCGCGCTGTTCGCCGGCGACCTGCTCTCGATGTACACGAGGTTCAGCGAGCAGCACGGGTGGAAGCTCGACATGCTGGACGCCGAGCCCACCGACCTCGGCGGCTACAAGTCGGCGACGATCGCCATCCGGGCGCCCGGACAGCCCGGGCCGGACGAGGCACCCTACGGCGTCCTGAAGTTCGAGGGCGGTGTGCACCGTGTGCAGCGCGTGCCCGTCACAGAGTCCCAGGGACGCATCCACACCTCGGCCGCCGGTGTGCTCGTGATGCCCGACGTCGAGCCGGACGAGGTGCAGATCGCCGACGACGACCTGCGTATCGACGTCTACCGTAGCCATGGCAAGGGCGGTCAAGGCGTGAACACCACCGATTCCGCGGTGCGGATCACCCATCTGCCGACGGGCATCGTCGTGACGTGCCAGGACGAGCGCTCGCAGCTCCAGAACAAGGAGCAGGCCATGCGCATCCTGCGTGCCCGACTGGTGGCCCAGGCCGAGGAGGAGTCCGCACAGGCCGCCGCGGCACAGCGCAAGTCGCAGGTGCGCACCGTCGACCGTTCGGAGCGCATCCGCACGTACAACTTCCCGGAGAACCGCATCACCGACCACCGCATCGGGTACAAGGCGCACAACCTCGACCAGGTGCTGGCCGGCGACCTCGGCCCACTCATCGAGGCGCTCCAGGCTGCCGACCTCGCCGAACGCCTGGACCGCGTCGCGGAGCGCTGA